The DNA segment ttgtcTTCTCCCAATTGAttgatgacttttgaacagcagtatactactgttgcctttatcaaAGTCTTGctactttgattttttcatgGCGAGACAAATATCAAAGACATTATCAAGTGAACAGAAATAACTTCAAACCCTACATAAGAAGAAAATTAACTAATATATAGATACAGACAATCTACTGAAACTATATTTCatatctatacatttttttctttcttttaagcAATAACATTAGCTTCTTTATaccattttctttcatttgataaatattgttatgttattaaaaaaaatatgatcaaaatctatcaaaaatatttcagacCATTTTCTGACAatctaatatattttcaaacattagAAATAGTTCTTGGTCATCATGGATGTTTTCCAAAGTGAAATGACTTGTTTGTGTCACTATGTGTGAGTCAATTagtattttcttttacattttcatacaAAAGGACAtaactatttcatgtgtttctgatacaaaaacaaaatatggaCAGTCCAAGCCTAAACAATTCATTTATTCCTTTAAATGTTTAATCactctttaaattcatattactAGTAATTGATACtctattaatttcaaatatatttgcatttctttttttttagcattagCCATTAGCTGAAAGCATATATGTTTTCCTCACAAAATTCTCTCCAGCTAATATACTTTAGTTTTAAGAGCAGTcatgaaatacaaataattacCAGAAAACGTTAGGTACGAAATATAAAATGTGCTGTATTTACTAGGATTTTGTTGTTAAATGTGGGAAATAAGTATCTTTAATGTGATGATTTTCTGGATTTTCTAAAACACTTTGTAAAAAACTGCTGGAATCCTTTTTAAGATTGTCCATTTCAGTTTGtaattgtttattctttttcagCAAGTCAGCAGTTTTCATTGTAATGTCCATTAAACCTGACATTTTTAGTGCCTCTGCTGTTTTGTTATATCTTTTTGCTTTCAATCCATTAGGTGGAGACTTTATATCTATCCCAGAGTACTTGTCCATATTGTCCTCAGACATCTTGCGAATTTTTTCTGGAGTTGTAgtatcaaaattgtcaatttgttggAAGGAATGTTTTCTTGAAGCACTCTGGATGCTTATAATTGGATCATTAGTATAGTAGTTAGTATTGGTAACACTAGCAACACAAGAACTACTTATTGGTGATGAAACTCCTTGCTGGTCCATTGTAGGATAGAAGCCATTAGAACTTAAACTACTTCGCCAAGGTTTTGATATAAGCTGAGATTGAACCACAGGCACACTATAATCTGCTGATGatgatttctaaaataaaataaaataaattctaaGTGACATTGTATTCTTCTTAAAAATGGTCTTTTTCTTTGAAAGATTAAAGTCTTATAGCGAAAGATTATTAGAAAAGAACATTACAATTACCAGAATACAAATTACACTATgtcatgaaattttaaattgttcactATCACTATCCTATAATGTATCactcaaaagtcaaaataagATTAATTCTGGAAGTTGTATGTTCTCAAAAGCAAGAAACAAATAACAAGTCGTAGggacaaatatattattttaactagaggctctaaagagcctgtgtcgctcaccttggtctatgttaatattaaacattgtacacagatggattcaggacaaaattgtgttttgctgatggtgatgtgtttgtagatcttactttactaaacatttttgctgcttacaattatctctatctataacagtagtttctgtggaaaatattagtgaaaatctacaaattttgtgaaaattattaaaaatttactatgaagggcaatcactccttagggggtcaattgacttatttttagttcttactttgctgtacattattgctgtttacaatttatcactatctataataatattcaagataataacaaaaaaacagcaaaatttcctcaaaattaccaattcaggggcagcagcctaacaaccgatgatccaattcatctgtaaattccagggcagatagatcttgacctgatcaacaattttacgtcgtgtcagatttactcttaatgctttggtttttgagttataagccaaaaactcattttacccctatgttctatttttagacgtggcggccatcttggttggttggccgggtcatcggacacaattttcaaactatataccccaatgatgattgtggccaagtttcaattaatttggccaagtagtttcagagagaagatttttctaaaagattactaagatttacgaaaaatggttaaaaattggctataaagggcaataactcctaaagtggtcaactgaccattttggtcatgttgacttatttgtagatcttactttgctgaacattattgctgggtacagtttatctctatctaaaataatattcaagataataaccaaaaacaacaaaatttccttaaaattaccaattcaggggcagcaacctaacaacggaatgtcagattcatctgaaaatttcagggcagatagatcttaacctgataaacaattttatcccctcgtcagatttgctctaaatgctttggtttttgagttataagccaaaaactgcattttacccctatgttctatttttagccatggcggccatcttggttggttggcggggtcacgggacacaatttttgaactagataccccaatgatgattgtggccaagtttggttaaatttggcccagtagtttcagaggagaagatttttgtaaaagttaacgccggacgcaggacgacgacgacggacgacggacgccaagtgatgagaaaagctcacttggccctttgggccaggtgagctaaaaataaatgaaggtacttattttatatacaagcAAGGAACaagatataaaattgatacGAAAACAAGGTTTACTGTATTTTGAATGCATTTTCAGTCGTGTGTGTCTCAACAACATTACATTCAATCTATCAAGAACCACAACTACAACcacaaatatgtaaataatcAATATTGAACTTTTAAAACCACTactttgtcatcagtaacagcAATTTAATGTTCAAAGAACATTGGTTGATTGGTTCATAAGAAAAAAGTATAGAATTAAGAAACGATATAAAGTGTCATTTTCCAGTCTATGAAGGACCATAACTACTAAACAGCAAGAATGAAAATCATCAATAATCCAAATTGactgacatttttttacaacattttcaattgttataagcattggttaaatatttcataagttATTGCATTAATTTTTCAG comes from the Mytilus trossulus isolate FHL-02 chromosome 3, PNRI_Mtr1.1.1.hap1, whole genome shotgun sequence genome and includes:
- the LOC134712038 gene encoding CLOCK-interacting pacemaker-like isoform X1, which codes for MEKDSSSSCSKEGTKTSTLLTLLRNPSCPISVPNSKVQKADEIQNQTVTETSTLVNLLKNSSSGPSEPPKKKEQRADKANIQTDQADVLTCASLTTKKKSSSADYSVPVVQSQLISKPWRSSLSSNGFYPTMDQQGVSSPISSSCVASVTNTNYYTNDPIISIQSASRKHSFQQIDNFDTTTPEKIRKMSEDNMDKYSGIDIKSPPNGLKAKRYNKTAEALKMSGLMDITMKTADLLKKNKQLQTEMDNLKKDSSSFLQSVLENPENHHIKDTYFPHLTTKS
- the LOC134712038 gene encoding CLOCK-interacting pacemaker-like isoform X2, whose amino-acid sequence is MEKDSSSSCSKEVTETSTLVNLLKNSSSGPSEPPKKKEQRADKANIQTDQADVLTCASLTTKKKSSSADYSVPVVQSQLISKPWRSSLSSNGFYPTMDQQGVSSPISSSCVASVTNTNYYTNDPIISIQSASRKHSFQQIDNFDTTTPEKIRKMSEDNMDKYSGIDIKSPPNGLKAKRYNKTAEALKMSGLMDITMKTADLLKKNKQLQTEMDNLKKDSSSFLQSVLENPENHHIKDTYFPHLTTKS